The DNA segment CTGGCAACCTGTTTAGACACGTCCCAAAGCGCCCCTGGCGACCGCTCGAATCTATGAGGTGCTCGATTCGAGGGCGGCCCGACGCAGGGGGCGCAAAATGGCTTCTCACAATGTCAAAGAGCGGACCGGCGAATCGGCAAGGCTCCGTTTTAGTGCCATATTGGTTCCTTTGTCAAGCATCAAGTGTCGAATAGGAATTAGTCTGTGAAGGCCCAACATCTTGTGCCGGCAGCGCCGAGGTGGATCGCGCCCTGGGCACCGACCGGTTCTCGGCCAGGTTCCAGCAGGCGTTTGTGCGTTTCGTCCGCCGCCGTTACGGCCGCCAGGGTCCGGGCACCCGCGGGTGTCAGTGCCACGATGGTGCCGAGCCGGGGCGAACCGTCCCTGCCGAAGTGCAAGGTCCAGGTCTCGATCCGCGCCGGTCCGGTATAATCCTCGTCGAGCGGCGGGATCGGTCCCCGCCGCGCATCCGCTTCGGCCTGGCAGTCGAACTCCTGCGGGAACGCATGCCCCAGCGGTGCGGCGCTGAGCAGGATGGTGTGATTGTGGGTGGCATAGCCGCCGTTCGCGAAGAGCAGGCCCTTGCCGCCCCCGGCGCGCAGACGCTCGACCATGCACGCGACTGCATGGCTCATGTAGTTCCCGATCGGGCCGCCGCCGAAAGTGAGCCCGCCGAAGACAGTGATCGGCTTTTCGAGGGGCCAATCCAGCACGCGCCGCGCGAGCTTGGGGATGCAGGGGAAGCAGGAATAGAGCTCGACCAAACCGAGATCGGCGGACGTCACGCGATTCATCTCCAGGCACCGCTCGATGCTGACCGTCAGGCTGGCGGAGGCCGCGTAGCTGTCCCGGCGCAGGAAATCTTCGTCCTCGCTGGCGGCGGCGCCGTGGCCCACGTAGACCAGGCGTGCCTCCGCCACCCCCCGCCGCCTCGCTTCGGCAAGGCTCGTGACGAGGAAGCCCGCCCCCTGGTTGACGCTGGCATTGGCGACCTGAAGCTTGGTGTAGGGATAGGCGATCGGGCGGTTGCGCTCGGACGGAGTGACGACCTCCTCCGCCGTCACCGCCCGCCGCAGCCAGGCGTGCTCGCACTCCGCCGCGACCCGGCTCATTCCCGCCCACAGCGCGCCGCTTTCCGCCTGCGCCTGCGCCAGCGTCTCCCCCCGCGATGCGCGTCCGGCGTTCTCGTAGAGCGGATAGACATCGACCGGCACCACCAGCCCATGCCGCGCGGCATAGCTGGTACGGTTGCGATGCGCCGCATCGCGCAAGGCGTCATGCCGCGGCGCGGCCGCCATATCGGGATCGCGCAGAGACGCGGAGGTCTCTTGCCGCCCCTCTGCGGCGTCTTTCCGCACCACATCATGGCCTTGGGCGCGCAAGGCAGTCGCCGTCCGAAGCGCCTCACCGCCGACGATGGCGCAAATCGTGCTCTCTCCCGCGCCGATGCGGTTGGCGGCCTCGTTCAGCAGCCGGATGGGGCTGTCGCCATTGGGCTTGGCGGTTTCCT comes from the Qipengyuania sediminis genome and includes:
- a CDS encoding acetyl-CoA acetyltransferase; the encoded protein is MDAERAPVVVGVGQVNDRPADPAEGLDPIALMAQALRRAESNAGGGWLAACDSLAVVSQIGWPHLNPVAERLARKLGITPSRLEETAKPNGDSPIRLLNEAANRIGAGESTICAIVGGEALRTATALRAQGHDVVRKDAAEGRQETSASLRDPDMAAAPRHDALRDAAHRNRTSYAARHGLVVPVDVYPLYENAGRASRGETLAQAQAESGALWAGMSRVAAECEHAWLRRAVTAEEVVTPSERNRPIAYPYTKLQVANASVNQGAGFLVTSLAEARRRGVAEARLVYVGHGAAASEDEDFLRRDSYAASASLTVSIERCLEMNRVTSADLGLVELYSCFPCIPKLARRVLDWPLEKPITVFGGLTFGGGPIGNYMSHAVACMVERLRAGGGKGLLFANGGYATHNHTILLSAAPLGHAFPQEFDCQAEADARRGPIPPLDEDYTGPARIETWTLHFGRDGSPRLGTIVALTPAGARTLAAVTAADETHKRLLEPGREPVGAQGAIHLGAAGTRCWAFTD